A single genomic interval of Celeribacter indicus harbors:
- a CDS encoding ABC transporter permease, with protein sequence MNARFASAVPPVLALALFLVMWETACRALQIPSFVLPPPTAILSALAGADWQIMAMHTWATLEIVLVGFGASVLFSIPISLLLAGSPLMKSALMPLLIIIHSLPIVALAPIIIVALGADLTSKAVITCLISYFPMVISATTGLLAAPPEMIELSRSLRGSKFRELWDIRLPSAIPYVFASLRVASTLAVIGAVVGEFVSSERGLGYLVLFSTSLMRLPQSFSALIILILMSLTLYWLVTLVQRIFFPWSITAKT encoded by the coding sequence ATGAATGCCCGGTTCGCCTCGGCAGTCCCACCAGTCCTGGCGCTCGCGCTCTTTCTCGTCATGTGGGAAACGGCATGCAGGGCACTGCAGATTCCAAGCTTCGTCTTGCCACCCCCCACCGCCATCCTGTCAGCTCTGGCGGGAGCGGATTGGCAAATCATGGCCATGCACACCTGGGCCACACTCGAAATCGTACTGGTGGGCTTCGGGGCGAGCGTCCTGTTCAGCATCCCGATCTCGCTTCTGCTGGCCGGATCGCCATTGATGAAGAGCGCTCTGATGCCCCTGCTAATCATCATTCATTCGTTGCCTATCGTGGCCCTTGCGCCGATCATCATCGTGGCTCTGGGTGCGGATCTGACCTCAAAGGCGGTCATCACCTGTCTCATCTCCTATTTTCCCATGGTGATCTCGGCGACGACAGGACTCCTCGCAGCGCCCCCCGAGATGATCGAGCTGTCTCGCTCCCTTCGCGGCAGCAAATTCCGAGAGCTCTGGGACATCCGCCTGCCGTCCGCCATCCCTTACGTGTTCGCGTCGCTACGGGTCGCCTCTACCCTCGCCGTCATCGGCGCCGTCGTTGGGGAATTCGTCTCTTCCGAGCGGGGCCTGGGATACCTCGTGCTCTTTTCCACATCGCTGATGCGGCTGCCGCAGAGTTTTTCTGCCCTAATCATTCTGATCCTGATGAGCCTCACGCTTTACTGGCTTGTCACGCTGGTCCAGCGCATTTTCTTCCCCTGGAGCATTACCGCAAAGACTTAG
- a CDS encoding LysR family transcriptional regulator, whose protein sequence is MLRLQTRSILYFDKVRQCGSIREAARHLHVAASAVHRQIVNLEDEIGAPLFDRLPDGLKLTSAGEVLTRHVQTILKDARRTERELQALRGVRAGEIVVATVESAEFDLLPRAVMRMRDRFPGVEILCRTMAASAVPDAVQSAEADIGLSFGIPRRPEFRRVCTTRCDFGVVMRPDHELAAEPYLSVGRCVHFPMVLPAPAATMSPTSNHAVILPLLQTVEERLNVVARVSSIAMVRRLVKQTGAIGFQNRIGMEHELMRRTLVHVPLHAPNPLSSDFDVFTRSGRSAHHALDALIEIIKEELMNEEKPQN, encoded by the coding sequence ATGCTGCGTCTGCAAACCCGATCCATTCTCTACTTTGACAAGGTGCGGCAGTGCGGTTCGATCCGGGAAGCTGCGCGCCATCTCCATGTCGCGGCCTCGGCGGTTCATCGTCAGATTGTCAATCTTGAGGATGAAATCGGCGCGCCGTTGTTCGATCGCCTGCCGGACGGCCTCAAACTTACCTCGGCCGGTGAGGTGCTGACGCGGCACGTCCAGACGATTTTGAAGGATGCCCGCCGTACCGAACGTGAGCTTCAGGCCCTTCGCGGAGTCCGGGCGGGCGAGATCGTAGTCGCGACGGTGGAATCAGCGGAATTCGACCTTTTGCCGCGGGCAGTGATGCGAATGCGGGATCGGTTCCCTGGGGTCGAGATCCTGTGCCGGACAATGGCAGCCAGTGCGGTTCCCGACGCGGTGCAATCTGCAGAAGCGGATATCGGCCTTTCCTTCGGAATTCCCAGACGCCCCGAATTCCGCCGGGTTTGCACGACGCGGTGCGATTTCGGCGTGGTGATGAGGCCGGATCATGAGCTCGCTGCTGAGCCGTATTTATCCGTCGGTCGATGTGTGCATTTCCCGATGGTTCTTCCCGCCCCGGCCGCGACCATGAGCCCTACCTCGAACCATGCCGTCATCCTGCCGCTGCTTCAAACCGTGGAAGAGCGGCTGAATGTGGTTGCGCGGGTCAGCTCCATTGCCATGGTGCGACGGTTGGTCAAGCAGACCGGCGCGATCGGTTTTCAGAACCGGATCGGAATGGAGCACGAACTGATGCGTCGTACACTCGTTCATGTGCCTCTGCATGCCCCGAATCCGCTTTCGAGTGACTTCGACGTGTTCACGCGCAGCGGAAGGTCCGCGCATCACGCCTTGGATGCGCTTATCGAAATCATCAAGGAAGAACTGATGAACGAGGAGAAACCGCAAAACTAA